The proteins below come from a single Nitrospinota bacterium genomic window:
- a CDS encoding nucleoside-triphosphatase, translating into MEDPPPKLLLTGPPRVGKTTCIERLLERLDVPAAGFFTREVRRDGRRVGFDVESLDGRRGTLARLEIPSPWRVGRYGVELESFEAVAIPALEAGLASGALLIVDEIGKMELFSEAFKALLTQTVEGPAPLVGTVMVGNPPFVRRLKTHPAVTLIEVTPANRDGLPEKLAARLAAALNRGGLRLRRTPCPHKTG; encoded by the coding sequence ATGGAAGACCCTCCCCCGAAGCTCCTGCTCACGGGCCCGCCGCGGGTGGGTAAAACCACCTGTATCGAGAGGCTCTTAGAAAGGCTCGATGTCCCGGCGGCGGGCTTCTTCACCCGCGAGGTGCGCCGGGACGGGAGGCGGGTGGGCTTCGACGTCGAGAGCCTCGACGGCCGTCGCGGCACCCTGGCACGGCTCGAGATTCCGAGCCCCTGGCGGGTCGGGCGATACGGCGTGGAGCTGGAGAGCTTCGAGGCGGTGGCCATCCCAGCCTTGGAGGCGGGGCTGGCCTCCGGCGCTCTTCTGATCGTAGACGAGATCGGCAAGATGGAGCTCTTCTCGGAGGCGTTCAAGGCGCTTCTCACCCAGACCGTGGAGGGGCCCGCCCCACTGGTGGGCACCGTCATGGTGGGAAACCCTCCCTTCGTCCGGCGGCTCAAGACCCACCCGGCCGTCACCCTCATCGAGGTGACGCCGGCCAACCGAGACGGGCTTCCTGAAAAGCTCGCCGCCCGGCTGGCAGCCGCCCTCAACCGGGGGGGGCTCCGCCTCAGGCGGACTCCCTGTCCGCATAAAACGGGGTAG
- a CDS encoding enoyl-CoA hydratase/isomerase family protein, whose protein sequence is MAYENLLYELEEGIATITVNRPRVFNALNRASVLEMEEAFLDARADEEVRVVILTGAGKKAFIAGADVTEINEIVKGGALEGRDALPMRGRPLINLVMGLGKPVIAAVNGYCLGAGCELLYACTLGYAAEGAQFGQPEVNLGFNPCWGGTQQLTRLAGARKALEHLLLGEMFDASEALRLGIVNQVVAAEELMPTVRAVASALAAKSPLALKVIIECVRQAGDLTLEQGLDLEANSFGLLCGTEDIVEGTEAFLEKRKAEFRGK, encoded by the coding sequence ATGGCCTATGAGAATCTCCTCTATGAGTTGGAAGAGGGAATCGCCACCATCACCGTCAATCGCCCTCGTGTCTTTAATGCCCTCAATCGCGCATCTGTATTGGAGATGGAGGAGGCATTCTTGGATGCTCGGGCCGATGAGGAGGTGCGGGTCGTCATCCTAACCGGCGCGGGCAAGAAGGCCTTCATCGCTGGGGCAGACGTAACCGAGATCAATGAGATAGTAAAGGGCGGAGCGCTGGAAGGCCGAGACGCCCTGCCGATGAGGGGCCGACCTCTGATCAACCTCGTCATGGGGCTCGGAAAGCCCGTCATCGCCGCCGTCAACGGATACTGCCTCGGCGCCGGGTGCGAGTTGCTCTACGCCTGCACCCTTGGCTACGCGGCCGAGGGGGCCCAGTTCGGCCAGCCGGAGGTCAACCTCGGCTTCAACCCCTGCTGGGGTGGAACCCAGCAATTGACCCGCCTCGCAGGGGCGAGGAAGGCTTTGGAGCATCTGCTCTTGGGAGAGATGTTCGACGCCAGCGAGGCTCTCCGCCTGGGGATTGTGAATCAGGTGGTTGCGGCCGAGGAGCTGATGCCCACCGTCCGCGCGGTCGCCTCCGCCCTCGCGGCTAAGTCCCCTCTGGCGTTGAAGGTGATAATCGAGTGCGTCCGTCAGGCCGGCGACTTGACCCTGGAGCAGGGGCTGGACCTCGAGGCAAACAGCTTCGGGCTTCTTTGCGGCACCGAGGACATCGTCGAGGGCACCGAAGCCTTCCTTGAAAAACGAAAGGCGGAATTTCGCGGAAAATGA
- a CDS encoding bifunctional oligoribonuclease/PAP phosphatase NrnA, producing MGIAAVATFLRTHTSFFATTHSNADGDALASVLAVQACCRQLGRPCRIVIPDASPDPTYSFLPGIGDVEGPSSLEAGLSAEAAVVVDVPSLERLGPIEDSLPPLERVANIDHHPSNTGFGGAVCVDQGASSTVELIYDVVRHLGLTIDRDMATLIYTGIFFDTGRFSFSNTSPKAVAIAAEMLKLGVDPHNVSRAIYYERPVESLRTMGRCLEALELHLDGRVSFMMVPNVLYADHPDPPLDTGSFVDAAISVKGAEVACLFKEERPGLVRVSLRSKGPCEVDAVAGLFGGGGHTKAAGCSLEGSLAEAKARVLEALAKAMMERTGGTSRDTR from the coding sequence ATGGGAATCGCGGCGGTCGCAACCTTTCTTCGCACCCACACGTCGTTCTTCGCCACCACCCACTCCAACGCTGACGGGGACGCCCTGGCTTCGGTCTTGGCAGTCCAAGCTTGCTGTCGGCAGCTCGGCCGTCCGTGTAGAATCGTAATCCCGGATGCTTCGCCCGACCCCACCTACAGCTTCCTTCCGGGGATCGGGGACGTCGAGGGCCCTTCCTCCCTGGAGGCCGGCCTCTCTGCGGAGGCGGCAGTGGTGGTGGATGTGCCTAGCTTAGAGAGGCTTGGGCCGATCGAGGACTCCCTACCCCCTCTTGAGCGGGTGGCAAACATCGATCATCACCCCTCCAACACGGGGTTCGGCGGCGCCGTCTGCGTCGATCAAGGAGCGAGCTCCACGGTTGAGCTCATATACGATGTAGTTCGGCATCTCGGCTTGACAATCGACCGGGATATGGCGACCCTCATCTATACCGGAATTTTCTTTGATACGGGGCGGTTCAGCTTCTCCAACACCTCGCCCAAGGCGGTGGCTATCGCCGCCGAGATGCTTAAGCTCGGGGTCGACCCTCATAACGTAAGCCGAGCCATTTATTACGAGCGCCCTGTAGAGAGTCTTAGGACCATGGGCCGCTGCCTGGAGGCCTTGGAGCTCCACCTCGACGGGCGGGTCAGCTTCATGATGGTTCCCAATGTGCTCTACGCCGACCATCCCGACCCTCCCCTTGATACGGGGAGCTTTGTCGATGCCGCCATTAGCGTCAAGGGCGCCGAGGTGGCCTGCCTCTTCAAGGAGGAGCGGCCTGGTTTGGTCAGGGTGAGCCTTCGCTCCAAGGGCCCTTGCGAGGTCGATGCGGTTGCGGGGCTCTTCGGCGGCGGCGGCCACACGAAGGCGGCGGGCTGCAGCCTCGAGGGCTCCCTGGCGGAGGCCAAGGCCAGGGTCCTGGAGGCATTGGCCAAGGCCATGATGGAGAGAACCGGCGGCACCTCCCGCGATACTCGCTGA
- a CDS encoding septal ring lytic transglycosylase RlpA family protein: MRVPLQAGRRLGALVVCIALIALAWGCRARAPSSYERSGHALSGIASWYGEDFHGKPTASGAIYDMNDLTAAHRTLPFGTMVEVRNLDNGRQAVVEINDRGPFVKGRIIDLSRDAARKVDMEEAGTALVSLKVLLWGDMVRGETKYRVQAGSFASFTNARRLQDRLQREYPDVIIQPWVSPKGRFYRVRVGPYPTLREAEVAAGRLEDDRGLATFIIRY, encoded by the coding sequence ATGAGGGTGCCTCTTCAAGCAGGACGACGCCTAGGGGCCCTGGTGGTGTGCATAGCTTTGATTGCGTTGGCTTGGGGTTGTAGGGCGAGGGCACCGAGCTCCTATGAGCGGTCGGGACACGCCCTGTCGGGCATAGCTTCCTGGTATGGGGAAGACTTCCATGGCAAGCCTACGGCGAGTGGAGCCATATACGATATGAACGACCTTACGGCGGCTCATCGCACCCTGCCCTTTGGCACTATGGTGGAGGTGAGGAATCTCGACAACGGTCGCCAAGCCGTGGTGGAGATAAACGACCGGGGGCCATTCGTCAAGGGTCGCATCATCGACCTTTCCCGTGACGCAGCCCGGAAGGTTGACATGGAGGAGGCCGGCACAGCCCTGGTGTCCCTGAAGGTGCTCCTTTGGGGCGATATGGTCAGGGGGGAGACCAAATACCGGGTGCAGGCTGGGTCGTTCGCCAGCTTTACCAACGCCCGCCGACTCCAGGACCGGCTCCAGCGCGAGTACCCGGACGTCATTATTCAGCCCTGGGTAAGCCCTAAGGGCCGGTTCTACAGGGTCCGGGTGGGACCGTACCCGACGCTCAGGGAAGCTGAGGTCGCCGCAGGGCGTCTCGAAGATGACCGGGGGCTGGCAACTTTTATTATACGGTACTGA
- a CDS encoding tetratricopeptide repeat protein: protein MRPARWLAVVGCLALLAGCQAVGRALDEGGPKFKSEPRPTETTTAFTLTRLSKQVQRLESEQMKQEQDQADLERQRDKLQQQVAALNEELSAMRVGVVVPPPYRQQPAAAPPAAWRAPPERRQMSASPFSSEPATPPPAAWRAPPERREVAAVPKTPVDPEASKRALRDGIKFSRQGKFQEAEAQFRRAIELDQTNGRAHYALGFVYNERNDTDKAMKAFIEAVKLNPQDTKAHYGLGYIFDEKGMLDEAIAEFKKAIELNPNEARAHYNLGVIYEKKGMKEEAERELAIYNSLTSR from the coding sequence ATGAGACCCGCTCGATGGCTCGCCGTCGTAGGGTGCTTGGCGCTGCTGGCGGGATGCCAAGCTGTTGGGAGGGCCCTTGATGAAGGGGGCCCGAAGTTCAAGTCGGAGCCCCGGCCGACCGAGACGACTACAGCCTTTACCCTCACGCGGCTGTCAAAACAGGTCCAACGTCTGGAAAGCGAACAGATGAAGCAGGAGCAGGATCAGGCGGATTTAGAGCGGCAACGAGATAAGCTCCAGCAACAGGTCGCCGCCTTAAATGAAGAGCTTAGCGCGATGCGGGTCGGCGTCGTGGTTCCACCTCCCTATAGGCAACAGCCTGCCGCGGCTCCGCCGGCCGCCTGGCGAGCCCCCCCCGAGAGGCGCCAGATGTCGGCGTCGCCCTTTAGTTCAGAGCCCGCCACGCCTCCACCGGCCGCCTGGCGAGCCCCCCCCGAGAGGCGCGAGGTTGCGGCGGTGCCTAAGACACCTGTAGACCCTGAAGCGAGCAAGAGAGCCCTGCGAGATGGCATTAAGTTCTCTCGTCAGGGGAAGTTCCAAGAGGCCGAGGCGCAGTTTCGCCGGGCCATTGAGCTCGACCAGACTAACGGTAGAGCCCACTACGCCCTTGGGTTTGTTTACAACGAACGTAACGATACAGACAAGGCCATGAAAGCGTTCATCGAAGCGGTGAAACTTAACCCCCAAGACACCAAGGCCCACTACGGGCTGGGCTACATTTTCGACGAGAAAGGGATGCTCGACGAGGCCATCGCCGAGTTCAAAAAAGCCATCGAGCTCAATCCCAATGAAGCTCGGGCCCACTATAACTTGGGCGTCATCTACGAGAAAAAGGGGATGAAAGAGGAGGCCGAACGGGAGTTGGCCATCTATAACAGCCTGACGAGCCGCTAA
- the fusA gene encoding elongation factor G, with protein MADNDSLTHLRQYPLSRTRNIGIMAHIDAGKTTTTERILFYTGKTYKMGEVHEGAAVMDWMEQEQERGITITSAATTCQWKVDNIVHQINIIDTPGHVDFTIEVERSLRVLDGAVAIFCGVGGVEPQSEAVWHQANKYGVPRIAFVNKMDRVGSEFRRVVSQMEEKLGAAPAVVALPIGEAEGFIGVVDLVAMRALLWESDPLGIEYLDAPIPESMESEAREARDSLVETVSERDEQLLELYLAGGAVAPKELRAALRRTTLRAELVPVLCGSGLKNKGVQTLMDAVVDFLPSPRDVPPIAGADPATGAQVLRHPSVDDPFCALAFKVSMDQGRKLVYLRTYSGRLRADSIVYNVTRESNERVARLFRMHANRRERLEEVGAGAIVAAAGLKGITTGDTLSAKDHPILLESLDVPEPVISVAIEPKNVAEEKKLLHAIGKLVAEDPTVTMATDEETGQIILSGMGELHIDVLVNRMNQEYNVVARVGRPQVVYRETIQRSAEGEGRFEKEVAGKIQRGRCWVRLDPAPVGEGFQVACPLSDEDLPEPLAEAALEGLRGAATSGPLAGYRVVDCTATITAAEVAPESATELAFHVAAGQAFREAALEAEPLLLEPFMEVEVFVPEDFLGPVIEDLGARKGKIEGIETTQRVQHVMALVPLSQLFGYSTDLRSLTQGRGSYSMRFSRFDNLMRRSPKASVS; from the coding sequence ATGGCCGACAACGACTCGCTTACTCATCTTCGCCAATACCCGCTGAGCCGGACCCGAAATATCGGGATCATGGCCCACATCGACGCGGGCAAGACGACGACCACCGAGCGGATCCTCTTCTACACCGGCAAGACCTACAAGATGGGTGAGGTCCACGAGGGCGCCGCGGTCATGGACTGGATGGAGCAGGAGCAGGAGCGCGGCATCACCATCACCTCGGCCGCCACCACCTGCCAGTGGAAGGTCGACAACATCGTTCACCAGATCAATATCATCGACACCCCGGGCCACGTGGACTTCACCATCGAGGTGGAGCGTTCCCTTCGGGTCCTCGACGGTGCGGTTGCAATTTTTTGCGGCGTGGGCGGCGTCGAGCCCCAGAGCGAGGCCGTCTGGCATCAGGCCAACAAGTACGGCGTGCCGAGGATCGCATTCGTAAATAAGATGGACCGGGTTGGCTCTGAGTTTCGGCGCGTCGTGAGCCAGATGGAAGAGAAGCTTGGCGCCGCGCCGGCCGTCGTGGCGCTACCCATCGGCGAGGCCGAAGGCTTCATCGGAGTCGTAGACCTCGTGGCCATGCGGGCTCTGTTGTGGGAGAGCGACCCATTGGGAATCGAGTACCTGGACGCGCCTATCCCGGAATCCATGGAGAGCGAGGCCAGGGAGGCCCGCGATTCTCTTGTCGAGACCGTTTCAGAGCGGGACGAGCAGCTCCTGGAGCTATACCTCGCCGGCGGCGCCGTAGCCCCGAAGGAGCTGAGGGCGGCCTTGCGCCGAACGACCCTTAGGGCCGAGCTCGTGCCGGTGCTCTGCGGCTCGGGCCTTAAAAACAAGGGTGTTCAGACCCTTATGGACGCGGTGGTCGATTTCCTCCCCTCGCCGCGGGATGTCCCGCCCATCGCCGGAGCCGACCCTGCGACCGGCGCTCAAGTTTTACGCCACCCCTCGGTGGATGACCCGTTCTGCGCCCTTGCGTTCAAGGTCTCGATGGACCAGGGGCGCAAGCTCGTCTACCTGCGCACTTACTCGGGCCGCCTTAGAGCCGACAGCATTGTTTACAACGTCACCAGAGAGAGCAACGAGCGTGTGGCCCGGCTCTTTCGGATGCACGCCAACCGGCGAGAGCGCCTCGAAGAGGTCGGCGCCGGGGCCATCGTCGCCGCCGCGGGCCTCAAGGGGATTACAACCGGCGACACTCTGTCGGCCAAGGACCACCCCATTCTGCTGGAGAGCCTCGATGTGCCGGAGCCGGTCATATCGGTGGCCATCGAGCCCAAAAATGTGGCCGAAGAAAAGAAGCTCCTCCACGCCATCGGCAAGCTCGTCGCCGAAGATCCGACCGTAACTATGGCCACCGATGAGGAGACGGGCCAGATCATCTTAAGCGGCATGGGCGAGCTCCATATCGATGTGCTGGTAAATAGGATGAACCAAGAGTACAATGTGGTAGCCAGGGTCGGACGCCCTCAAGTAGTCTACCGCGAGACCATCCAACGCTCGGCCGAGGGCGAGGGCCGGTTCGAAAAGGAGGTCGCCGGAAAAATTCAGCGGGGCCGCTGCTGGGTGAGACTCGACCCGGCCCCTGTGGGGGAAGGCTTCCAGGTCGCCTGCCCTCTTTCGGATGAGGACCTCCCGGAGCCCCTAGCCGAGGCGGCCCTGGAAGGGCTCAGGGGGGCCGCAACGAGCGGTCCCTTAGCTGGATACCGGGTCGTTGACTGCACGGCCACGATTACTGCAGCCGAGGTGGCCCCAGAGTCGGCTACGGAGCTCGCCTTCCACGTGGCGGCCGGCCAGGCTTTCCGGGAGGCTGCATTGGAGGCCGAGCCTCTATTGCTCGAGCCCTTTATGGAGGTGGAGGTTTTCGTGCCGGAGGATTTTCTAGGGCCGGTGATCGAAGACCTCGGCGCACGCAAAGGCAAGATCGAAGGTATTGAGACCACCCAAAGGGTGCAGCATGTTATGGCCCTGGTTCCCCTCTCACAGCTTTTCGGCTACTCGACCGACCTGCGGAGCCTCACCCAGGGAAGGGGGTCATATTCGATGCGCTTCTCCCGCTTCGACAATCTGATGCGAAGGTCGCCCAAGGCCTCCGTATCGTAG
- the rpsG gene encoding 30S ribosomal protein S7 produces the protein MRRAPAEVKKIAPDPVYRSVLVSQVINKVLWKGKKEISRRIVYGALEMVEQRGGSDAMTTLKKAIDNLRPEVEVRSRRVGGSSYQVPVEVRPRRSTTLAVRWLVDFSRKRRENTMTERLANEILDASTRQGAAFKRKEDIHKMAESNKAFAHYRW, from the coding sequence ATGCGCAGAGCCCCGGCAGAAGTCAAGAAGATTGCGCCCGACCCGGTATATCGCAGCGTCCTCGTCAGCCAGGTCATCAACAAGGTGCTCTGGAAGGGGAAGAAGGAGATATCGCGGCGGATCGTTTACGGCGCGCTCGAGATGGTCGAGCAGCGCGGCGGCTCTGACGCGATGACGACCCTCAAGAAGGCGATCGACAACCTCCGCCCCGAGGTAGAGGTGCGTTCTCGCCGCGTCGGTGGCTCCTCCTATCAGGTGCCGGTCGAAGTGCGGCCCCGCCGTTCCACCACGCTGGCGGTGCGCTGGCTGGTCGACTTTTCCCGCAAGCGGCGCGAGAACACGATGACCGAGCGACTCGCCAACGAGATCCTTGATGCGTCGACCCGTCAGGGTGCTGCTTTCAAGCGCAAGGAAGACATCCACAAGATGGCGGAATCGAACAAGGCGTTTGCTCACTACCGCTGGTAA
- a CDS encoding 30S ribosomal protein S12: MPTIEQLVRKGRARKPKKDKTPGLGGAPQRRGVCTRVYTITPKKPNSALRKVCRVRLSSGTEVTAFIPGEGHNLQEHSIVLIRGGRVKDLPGIRYKVIRGTLDAAGVSERRQARSRYGSKKDK, translated from the coding sequence GTGCCGACCATTGAGCAGCTGGTCCGTAAGGGCCGGGCTCGGAAACCGAAGAAGGATAAGACGCCGGGCCTCGGAGGAGCCCCGCAGCGTCGCGGGGTGTGTACCCGGGTGTACACGATCACCCCGAAGAAGCCGAATTCGGCACTTCGGAAGGTCTGTCGCGTCCGCCTCTCTTCGGGCACTGAAGTCACCGCGTTCATCCCCGGCGAAGGCCACAACCTCCAGGAGCATTCGATCGTGCTGATTCGTGGCGGCCGGGTGAAGGACCTCCCGGGTATTCGCTACAAGGTCATCCGGGGCACCCTCGACGCCGCCGGTGTATCCGAGCGCAGGCAGGCTCGCTCTCGTTACGGCTCCAAGAAGGACAAGTAG